aaaatattatttggatATTGAAAATCTTCTCTTTTAACTgccttttcttttttttcatatttttgcCGTAACTTAATTGATAAATCGATTaatattcttatattttcaacaGGAGggtatttaaataatcttTTTAAACAAGCGTTCTCATCATTTTCAagtaaaaatgttttaataaataaaaccatagatatagaaaaataatctATCAAGGGGAAAATATCTGATGTCATGTGTGCGATTTCTATTGTGTCTCCTTTGAAATCAAACTCAAATCcatttttccaattttttgcATAACAGTCTGAAAAAGGAAAGAAGTGAAATGTGTGTAGAAATGAAAAACGAGATAACACTCACTAAGAAGGTTCACATATCTATGAACAAGtgtaaaaaacaaatgacCACATTCGAACATATTGCAAAACCCaaaataatgttatataGGAAAAAATACGATAAGCAATAATTTacctgaaaaaaaaatatcccATAAAATGATGGTATCATCAATTGGGAATTCTctacaataaaaaagacGGATCCATcgaagtaaaaatatttgtggTTCAATACTTAAAGATATTAAATGgttatataattgtttatccaaactttttaataatttatgaaatatataagtacatttttgtaataatacAGTTTTACAagaattttttgataattgattttttttgtcttccccagatgaaaataaatattttagtcccatattcataaaatgatcaaatattatatatgtgtcTGATTcaatttcatcatttttaaataatgtaacatattctttataatactttttattatcataattatttgatcgatcattttgtattatttgttcacgataattaacaataaaaaatatagcaaCTATTTCATTCATACCTTGTTTATATGATATTGAAGGATTTTTCTTTGcccatataaataatattttatttaatatatctcttattttttcatcttgaaatatttttttttcagaatATGTTCTTAAAATATcttgttttatttcattatttagttcttgatttttttgttttaaagtCCATGGATTTTTATCATCCGATGATAGGGGATGAAAAATTCGAGGGTctaatttttgaatatctaaatttgtttgtttaattatatattcatcttTATCAcgtttatataaatttcgttttttttcgatttcttttgttaattgctctaaattattatatttatatatacccAATAAAAGAGGCCAATAAACCCTTCGAAAAGGTGGTATCACTTTGGTACTATCAtctaatatatcatttgctaataataatacaaaattattctTATTATCTACCTCGTTATTTTCAGCATTACTACCTATATCATCTTCATAATTTAAcgtatcattttcatttaaaggaaatttttttaaaaagtcaTCAAAATGTATACCCTGTAAATCTTCTAAATAATTATCTTCATGCATTGTCTTAACTATATTTGTTACACAAcaatcattttttctttatacaCAAATTGGAAGTTTTTATTGCTAGTCAATCCTTTCAGGCTTAACCCTTTTCTATGTatttcctttatttttgcAGTACCCCTTTtctcataaaaataatagataTTCAACAATTTCTTATAATGcggaaatatatattacatatgcTTGTAATATcgttaaaataaattatttttaatataaaaaaaaacaaaaaataaaaaaatccttaacatataattattatttatttttctgaCAATTCTGCAAAACTGTAGTTCATACTTATTATTAGTTTAATTCGTTACCGCTATgttcaaataaaaacaaaaatagcATAGgatatcataataataatagtaattatagcaataataaaaaagatatattatataaatgtattaatatggaaataatatttttttatttattttaatttttttttagaggTGCACacaatgaaaaaaagatagtaaaatatattaggtgtttaaataaaacattgtGTAAAATAGCATATGATGATAGTTCTTATTGTCTAgatagttttattttttatgtaaaactattttacaaaattcgATTTTGTTTAACCAATTTCTTATTGTATTAATAAAGGGGCGTGGCTTTTTctttatgtgtatataaatacaataatttttttacatgtgcatataataatattaattgtaCCCAAGGAAATAGAATAATAAgccatatacatatattatcttatattttatgcttTTCTCTagttcatattttcaattatttatataagaaCGTAGCTAAAATAAAGCATGGAATAGTTACCAATGTTTTATACATGTTAATGTACTAACAAcgaaaaacaaataatacattttattaattttttttaatatacacatttgctctatatttttatacctCACATATTGTcacttatttattttttttttttgtgaaacatatttttatcgcCAGcgtatataatacatacaCTTTTTGTATGAACAGTCataataaagaatttattattctatGCATTTtctcatttattttaaaaaggatACTAAAAAATTCCTTTGGGCTTGTagacattttatattatatacgtATAATTATAAGGAGCTATACCAAAGGAACAAccaatacatttttaagaaGCTACTTGccattttatatgtacaGCTTTCAGAGTAGAGATTTACTGCAttgcaaaaataaaatttgtgaAACAAAAAGTTGTAGTTGTgaatttcatttatttttcttttctctttacactttcatttttaagaGTTCCTTTTATTAATTGTATAACATATTGACTTATTTCCAATTTTCCAATTGAAATTTTCATCTAGACatttaaaagaaacaaaataataagaaaatacattcgtttttttaaatttttattacattttaagAACACcgaataaatacaaaaggAATATGAAATATGGCATATTTAATAAGAAAAACAACTAAGTAAccaaatatatgatatgccatttcttaatttttaaaacgaAAATATGAAACAGCTAAtgaaaaacatattaagaataaaataagcaaAATGTGTAAACATACTTAAATAAATTGACATAAAATCATATTGGAAAagagaaataaaatgaatttccatgaatatttttttgcaataaaaaaagtaaaattaaattacaCAAGCAATTGATATTAAAGGGAAAATAAtgctttataatttaaatacaatATACAATACTGTTTGgttgtattttattaaattttggaatataaatgtattttttattgtaaatatggcatttttatgattgtattatattttttaattatcatttattttacattatcaatataatatctttattataattgtttattttatattatttgataattaAATTGGTACATGGTAAAAATATCTTATATTcattcaatattttttgtacacacgcaaaataatatatacaaaaatgtatattagCCAAAAAAAGTACagctttaaaaatatgtatatataagatAAATTCgatttcataataatataattatatattttataaaatgtttaaaacatattttccgtgaaaaaaaatatatataattttttttataaaaatatacaattatgaaaatattttttttgtcaaatgtaaagatatattaaaaatagccTTATTTTCCTTCTCAcactttatttattatatgtatcatttagttaatatatttgtatatatatattttttatgaatatagtATGTATGTATAGGTATGCTGATGTATTATGTACTGGTGAATGGCatgtatgcataaatatgacaaattttaaatacgATTATTagtttattaatataaatatattttgattttaaaGATACCGCATAAAGCggagaaaatatttacttaCTCTCTATACACAATTTgattaaaatgaaaaatgataaaaaattagacCTGTATGAAATATTAGGTGTCGAGAAAAAAGCGACTGCAAAAGAAATAGCCAAGGCATACAGAATATTGGCTTTGACATATCATCCAgacaaatttttatcacacagtaaaaagataaataataaaggagttaaaaatgatgaagatgAAACGTTAACATTAGAAAAATGCAAAGAAATGTTTTTGCAAATACAAAAAgcatatgatatattaaaagatcctgaaaaaagacaaaattatgatgaaTTTGGATTGGAAGAAGATTTTGATGAATTCAAAAATTATCTTGAtccaaaattatttcattctAGAATCAAAGTAGAAgacatattaaaatatgaacagaaatataaaaatagccaagatgaaaaagatgatttaattcaattttataataaatttaatggTGATATTAAACATATTCTTGAATATATTCCATTTAGTGATACGTCTGATTTAGATAggtttgtaaaaatatttgatgacctttttaaagataaaacattagaaaaaacaaaagattATGAAAagtcattaaaaaatataaataatattattaagtcatatgaaaatatagttaaaaaagataataacCGTGGTGGTAATAAAAaaccaaaaaaaagaaaaacagAAGAACCTATTGATGATTTAGTTCTAGCTATTAGAAATAATGAAGCAAGAAggaatcaaaaaataaattcacTTTTAACAAGTATAGAAATTGAATActctaaaaaaaatcctaaaaaaaaaaaagttaaaccTCCAACAGAAgaagaattaaaagaaataagtaaaagacttgaagaaaataaaaaacgtAGTATCgaaatgaaaaagttaAAAGGATTATAACTATTGTCTTGTAGTTCCacatgtgtatatatgagtatgtgatatattttatagccATGTACAAtaatgcatacatatatttattcatctattttttttttttaatttgtatatcattatttaattatcaAACATTTTCGATGTTTTTTTCGGAAAATATTCGAAAAACTGcttgcatattttatgaaattattttgaagTATGATGTTAAaactaataataaacaattttttttaaatataaaaaaataagaaaaaaaagttcaAACAAATCTCTgtacttttaaaaaaattacataaatatcatatatcaaatagtttttcataaaaaataaataataggTGAACAAAATATAGTGGAAGAATAATTATTGTCTTAAGTGtgttaattatttttctttacatttttacGAATTTTCTGAAATTTTATTCACTATATAACATAGGCCTAtctattttacaaaaagtTTAATTAAAGGCTTGactaataatttttgaataatttgaaaatataaaaaataataatttaaatgaaatgtGTAAATGCTTTCCTATTCctccaatttttttttctcttttattTCGCTTTTTTGGAGAAAAGTTATTagcttatatttttttgtcttttcGCAAATAtcgtatgtatatatatttatatagaaatatatagaaatttaaatatttataattttaggctaaataataaaaaatcaaaatataattctgCATATACATCATTCTATATCCAACTAACTAAATGAATATGTGTATCGCATCAAGAATTGtaacaaaattttaattaaagaaataaaccttgtgatatatattgtttttctttgtatatataattcccattaatttaaaaaaatacaatgaATAAAAGTGACGAAAATGAACAAactcaaaaaaatactgTCTACAGAatccataaaaaaaaattttgtaaaaataaaataaataaagaatgcccattttatgtaaattatgatatacttgtaaaaaattataaaaatgaaaaaaattatattgatCTAAATCTtgaaattaattataatttagaagaaatagaagaaaacaacgaaaatattaaaaagtgtatatttatagccaatgaaaaaaataaggcTAATTTGGATGAACAAAAAGCTAGctcaaaaaatgataaaataaataaccaACATGAAactaattataatatagacgctataaataattttatttcatcaaagcacaaaaaaaaaggcaGTAACCCAAATTGTGAAAATAGAGAAAGCAGTAGAAGAAATCAGGCAAATATTGATGTAAGTTCTGAAGAAGAAAGGAAAACAAATAGAGATAGAAGCAAAAGCAAAAGTAAAGacaacataaaaaataacaataaccATGAATCCTATTCTTCCGATTCGAATGGCACCTATTGCTCGGACTTATCTGATAATTACTCCGAAATTGAGAAAAAAAGTATGAACTTTTCTCAGCGAATCACATATGATGATATAATAcccaataaaataaatctaTATGATACaacaattaatttaaatagtcacaataaaaataaaaacaaaaataaaaatgatgctGACTATATATCTTATGGGGTAAACAAACTAAAACCCTCAATATCAAATGATTCTTCTTTATTACTTGATGatagtaataatgaaaactTTAACTACACAGATAATAGGCATTCGAGCAGTAACTACAATAGGAGtgatagtaataatacGGAGTTTTACTCGTCAGATATTTTTTCGAAGCAACATAAATATGCGTTCCTGGATAAGTTGTATTGTTCTAAGGAGGAAGAAGTTAGATAATGCatgatttaaaaagttgTAGTTGTAGTGTAGCtataatagtatatattatgcaaaTAATTTCCTTCCATAAAATGGGAGAAGTACAAATATGTATGCAGTTATCATAGGCATTGACTGGCTTAATAGGGCCATTATCGCAATTTGATCAATCTTgatgatattttatttctctCAATTTTTGTAGCGAAACAAACTTAATAATATGGACACCGAATTAACAAGAGAAAGGAGTTCACCTATACGACtacaatttaataaaaaggataaaatattaaatagaagaaaaagtgaagatgatatattaaataaatatgaaaaaataataaaaataatgaaatatttaagaaGGATAAAAACTAGGCATCCAGAAATTGAAACTATTGTTTCTATTCtttctaataatattaaaaatgttacgTTCAATTGTGAGAAAATGTTTTCATCAAGACGCGAATTAAATgatttcttaaaaaaaatatacatctATCAAATTTATCTACTAAAAAGTATGTactgataaatatataaaattaaatttctCCATACATACATTATAAccacaaatatataaacttGTCTATGCATATGCTTACTTTTATAGAAGtagtttttaaaaagaattattCCTCAAAAAATGATCATAACAAAAACCCTTCAATGCAAAAAGTATCATTTGTAAATATCAATCAATCTCATCTAAGGTTACTAACATAAAAAAGCGAAAAGTGTGTTTAGAAATGTGGTGAATACACATAGCTGcttgattttattttcttcttcaacACGTGGAAGAAAACTAGTCAAAATTTCATCATTATACATGCGCATGTGCACATTAATAAGTtgcaaatattttcatattattattttaaaactttttaGAGACCACTCGGAAATCCCTGATGACACAAAGAGAGATTCTAATTACTTACTCTACTATCTGAGCAAAAATCCGTCCcttaatatatcaaatagccttttatatgaaaattcgAATGCAAATAAAGATCATATTAATAGTAATAGACAAAATAGCATTGATATGTTAGGCAATATacacaaatatatagacttaaaaagaaataccAAAGATATAGAAAAGAAAACATATTATGCTcgaaaaaatgatgaaaatgaaaaaaataataatggaaGTAGTGAATACTCTGACGAAGAtccaaattataattataaacaatatgttaataaaataaacgaaaataaaaaaaaaagtcaTCGGCATAATATCAATTCTAATAATGCATTTGATAAAGTGGAACAGTGccaagaaaaaagaaacatatTTGTGAAACCAAGAAAGaatcatatattaaatataaaaaacgaaCTAGCCAATAcagaagaaatatataccaATGAttgtaataatagtaatacaTTTGATAATCCCTCATTAAATGAATGCAAgccaaataataattttttaaagcgTGTCGACAACGCGAATGATAGACAAATGATGGAAGATCCAGACACCAAAGAGACAGATGGAAAttccaattttaatatcataCAAAAGCGAGGacaaattgaaaaaaaatatatggctTTCAAAAAGGGACTAAATATGAATGCTCTTAATTTAGAGAATAAATGTGGCcctatcaaaaaaaatgttccCGAAAATGAGAAATACCCAAATACCTCTATTGATAAAGATAAATTAGATAAAAAAACTTACGTGTTATACTATGATGtcaataaagaaataaataccATATCTAATAGGGATTCTGTTACACATGCATTGAAAACAATCCTTttaaatagtataaaatatatgttgaTATGCATGGATGTGCTCacacatacatataatagtgcaaaaaataatgatataatattacCTAATGCTATTGGTGATAAAatgtctttattttttatatagacaaaattatacatttacataatttagtatttatgaattttggtatttttatttttttttagaacCCCAAAATTTTGCGGCCCTTCAGAATttcttatttaaaattgaagTGGAACTAGTCGAATATaagcattttattttgttaataactaaaaatattaaaaaattgagtCTAGAGGCTTTATACGGATTAAATGATTTTTCAGTTTTTGAAAAGGTGTGTGAGATGCTATTTTTGCTTTATATGGAAACTATATGTATTTGCATTTGTGtctgaatattttatgcataatattgCATTTCCTATTCGTAGGTATATGGGAAAAAGATAGCTCCAAGATTTTTAGTTTCacaaaaagtaaaaatgttttacaAATATGATATACTTTATCAAAGATTTAAGGAACTTGAAAATGTTCGAGGTTTCAGCGGAATTATTGATGCAGtagaattaatataaagGAAATAGTATAATGGGAAAACATGCTTTATTTATAGCATAGGTAttcatttccattttattaaaagatatgcataaaatgggatttttttgtgggcattatttttatgcatattacatatatatgaagaGAAGGCATATTCcagatattttttagtaagATTCATCATATTGATTCCCACAAAAGACAAcggtataaataatgatatatattacataaatatatgtacttatttgtattaatttcttaatttcggaagaaattattattttcaattttcaTCCCAATTATATCACCAATTTTTGTATGATTATACATGTTGaggaattatatatagtttttttCCATACCACAccacttaaaaaaatatacgaTATGCATAtcaaaattaacaaaaacaTACAGCTTAAGATAGCTTCACATATTGTATGGAGAAAAAagagatatatatatgttcgtgtccaataataataaatatatatgcagagaattttcatttatttaacccatgcaataataaattgCTTTTCAAAACCAGCATGTTAAAactgtacatatatataatggaaTGTTATTCTCAgcctttttttaaaagacaatatatttttgaatacttaattttttttttattttcctcttttatgctatattttgtttttgtaatttttttttaagtttattTTGGCTATTTGACAcctaaaaattattacttgtgcatgaaaaaaaaacataataattaaatatagccattttaaatactagtttatttttaaattaaatattaagtggctacataataaattaagtcttttaaaaatagctacctaaaaaaaaacattaataaataaattaaataacaaaatcaggtaaatataaagaaaattttaatcggaaatttatttttaatgaataattttttttaaaaggcacacctatttatattatattataataaaaaaattatatataataaaataacatcGTTCCGTTAAAGTTCACACACAATATACTTCTATAACTTTcacactttttttatttatagatGGTTATTTTCCTATTCTTTGTATATTGtgtatacaaaaaaaaaataataattattgcaCAACatcaataatataataaatagaaaataaataaaaatatatgaaaattataaaacttaataatcataaatattcaatgaaactttttcatttattttttttttgtctttatGGAGTAGATAATTGATTACACATTTATgagaattattttttgaattaataatattttttctatttcttttaatttttatattttgtttttcgtttttttataaaattaatgtttttaactttatcattttatcGTCTCatttgaataatttaaaaacataaaatgtaattaatattaagaaaaattaattctttaacatatatttatcctttaaaaatatgggtAACATAAgctaattatatatacacacacatatgAATGGATAGAggaaatatgaaataaaaaaaattacctaatgaaaatttgaatgataaaataaataagcaaTTCTCTTAATATACCAAAAtttgatgataaaaataggaGAATAGCCATTTTATAAGCGAACCTATTTGAagatttttaaaaatagcaCGAagaataattcaaataaaaaaaataaaaatcattaattaaagaaaatcaTCTTAGAGAATATAAcacaaaaaagaataaattaaaaaaccCAAATTTGCAAATAAgacaataaataaacaccCTTAGTAGGTGTACAGTGCTGAgccataaatatttttattaataatattttaaatgagACTAGTTATATAGGCAACATGAGTACTAATGGCTCGACTGTAAATGATctacatattaataaagtGAATAACGaagagaaaataataagtaaACAAAACAGTTCTTTGgctgaaaatattataaaatgtaatGACGATCAATTAAAAGTAGCATGCtcgaaaaataaaaaggatcATAAAATTTCGCGTATGGAGACATTTTctcataaatattatgaaagagagcatataaaaatacggAAAGATTATTATACTATTAAAAGTGGTGGTACCATAGCTCCCATGCATAGCAACCTGCATAAAGAGAATTGTGCCAACCAAGGCACCAGTAACGAATGGGTAAGTGATtacgaaaataataacacaGATAACGACCATGACCACAATAATAGAATCGAGTATGGTGATACAATACATTATAGCAGCATATCCAGTGAAGCCATTGACAAAACATTTAGTGATATGGGTGAGGATATATAtagtgataataataatgagaAAGAGAATGAGATGCATAGCACCAAAATCGATTGCATATTAAATCAAAACAATGataatgcaaataaaaatgtaataaacaCAACGGAAGAGAATgatttatgtaataatagtGCCATAAACAAAGCATGCTCTAATATCGATGAGCAAAACACACCAAATAATGAGCCTGATAATGGtataacaaaaaaggaGGGGGATTCAGAAGGGGAAAGCTGGATTGAAATTGGCGAATCTTTCAATTTTTGGGACGCattaacaaataattttaaaaatatatttttaccaAAAGGGAAGGATGTTAATATAGATGAAAACGTGTCTGATAAGAATGAAAAGGAAGCCAAAGAAACCGAAACTGAAACAGACGTAGATACAAAAGTAAAGGAAAACCt
This region of Plasmodium chabaudi chabaudi strain AS genome assembly, chromosome: 13 genomic DNA includes:
- a CDS encoding GTPase-activating protein, putative; this encodes MHEDNYLEDLQGIHFDDFLKKFPLNENDTLNYEDDIGSNAENNEVDNKNNFVLLLANDILDDSTKVIPPFRRVYWPLLLGIYKYNNLEQLTKEIEKKRNLYKRDKDEYIIKQTNLDIQKLDPRIFHPLSSDDKNPWTLKQKNQELNNEIKQDILRTYSEKKIFQDEKIRDILNKILFIWAKKNPSISYKQGMNEIVAIFFIVNYREQIIQNDRSNNYDNKKYYKEYVTLFKNDEIESDTYIIFDHFMNMGLKYLFSSGEDKKNQLSKNSCKTVLLQKCTYIFHKLLKSLDKQLYNHLISLSIEPQIFLLRWIRLFYCREFPIDDTIILWDIFFSDCYAKNWKNGFEFDFKGDTIEIAHMTSDIFPLIDYFSISMVLFIKTFLLENDENACLKRLFKYPPVENIRILIDLSIKLRQKYEKKEKAVKREDFQYPNNIFNNNNLGSNNIGSNQIVGNNCIANVGSINNISPVSSNRNSNTNNNLSTFKIKTDINKNHINDQINERHKYINVPSLNQKIKNFNIPNSLNNVNNKLNKAINNLNNLSYNILNAHQRGDLQKNVFHLNEILKELKYIEKISEEQMENQIEFEKKNDEPYIYLD
- a CDS encoding DnaJ protein, putative encodes the protein MKNDKKLDLYEILGVEKKATAKEIAKAYRILALTYHPDKFLSHSKKINNKGVKNDEDETLTLEKCKEMFLQIQKAYDILKDPEKRQNYDEFGLEEDFDEFKNYLDPKLFHSRIKVEDILKYEQKYKNSQDEKDDLIQFYNKFNGDIKHILEYIPFSDTSDLDRFVKIFDDLFKDKTLEKTKDYEKSLKNINNIIKSYENIVKKDNNRGGNKKPKKRKTEEPIDDLVLAIRNNEARRNQKINSLLTSIEIEYSKKNPKKKKVKPPTEEELKEISKRLEENKKRSIEMKKLKGL
- a CDS encoding CKK domain-containing protein, putative, translating into MNKSDENEQTQKNTVYRIHKKKFCKNKINKECPFYVNYDILVKNYKNEKNYIDLNLEINYNLEEIEENNENIKKCIFIANEKNKANLDEQKASSKNDKINNQHETNYNIDAINNFISSKHKKKGSNPNCENRESSRRNQANIDVSSEEERKTNRDRSKSKSKDNIKNNNNHESYSSDSNGTYCSDLSDNYSEIEKKSMNFSQRITYDDIIPNKINLYDTTINLNSHNKNKNKNKNDADYISYGVNKLKPSISNDSSLLLDDSNNENFNYTDNRHSSSNYNRSDSNNTEFYSSDIFSKQHKYAFLDKLYCSKEEERNKLNNMDTELTRERSSPIRLQFNKKDKILNRRKSEDDILNKYEKIIKIMKYLRRIKTRHPEIETIVSILSNNIKNVTFNCEKMFSSRRELNDFLKKIYIYQIYLLKKVVFKKNYSSKNDHNKNPSMQKVSFVNINQSHLRDHSEIPDDTKRDSNYLLYYLSKNPSLNISNSLLYENSNANKDHINSNRQNSIDMLGNIHKYIDLKRNTKDIEKKTYYARKNDENEKNNNGSSEYSDEDPNYNYKQYVNKINENKKKSHRHNINSNNAFDKVEQCQEKRNIFVKPRKNHILNIKNELANTEEIYTNDCNNSNTFDNPSLNECKPNNNFLKRVDNANDRQMMEDPDTKETDGNSNFNIIQKRGQIEKKYMAFKKGLNMNALNLENKCGPIKKNVPENEKYPNTSIDKDKLDKKTYVLYYDVNKEINTISNRDSVTHALKTILLNKPQNFAALQNFLFKIEVELVEYKHFILLITKNIKKLSLEALYGLNDFSVFEKVYGKKIAPRFLVSQKVKMFYKYDILYQRFKELENVRGFSGIIDAVELI